In one Mucilaginibacter ginsenosidivorax genomic region, the following are encoded:
- a CDS encoding multiheme c-type cytochrome, with the protein MKKILIVTSILITLLAVIYFQFRSNNAYADPRGPLYAGSKACVKCHGKLYDSYLHTAHYIASIPASANTVHGSFAAGFNVFNIGQNQKIVMEKRDSGLYQTLYQDGKVKQSNRFDIVFGGVKGESYLYWKNNRLYQLPLSYYNKQEQWSTSPGYQFNFVNYRSIGKRCLECHVSYVDELPQEKQQLSRDEQFDKSTMVYGIDCERCHGPGAQHVDFQANNPGVKTAKFIARYANLSREQRMDMCAVCHSGIHTALLKTTFGFMPGDTFARYKLPEFQRTLDTSHLDVHGKQLQLLQSSKCYMNSTMDCATCHDTHQNTRGNDVLYTQKCLSCHNKPNHIYCKMTDKLSAGVLKDKCISCHMPELTTNVISVQTADKAPPVRFFVHTHHIAIYPQEVKKIIAFVNK; encoded by the coding sequence ATGAAGAAAATACTAATAGTAACAAGCATATTAATTACCCTGCTGGCAGTCATTTACTTCCAGTTTAGGAGTAATAATGCCTATGCCGATCCCCGCGGCCCCTTATACGCCGGTTCAAAAGCCTGCGTCAAATGTCATGGTAAGCTTTATGATTCGTACCTGCATACTGCACATTATATAGCGTCAATCCCTGCATCGGCAAATACGGTACATGGTAGTTTTGCAGCAGGCTTTAACGTGTTTAACATCGGCCAAAATCAAAAAATAGTGATGGAGAAACGCGATAGCGGCTTATACCAAACCCTTTACCAGGATGGCAAGGTTAAGCAAAGCAACCGTTTTGATATTGTTTTTGGCGGGGTAAAAGGTGAAAGTTATTTATACTGGAAAAACAACCGGCTTTACCAGCTGCCGTTATCTTATTACAATAAACAGGAGCAATGGTCAACCAGTCCTGGCTATCAGTTTAATTTTGTCAACTACCGGTCAATAGGGAAGCGTTGCCTGGAATGCCATGTTTCGTATGTTGATGAGTTGCCCCAGGAAAAGCAGCAGTTAAGCCGCGATGAGCAATTTGACAAAAGCACCATGGTATATGGTATTGATTGTGAACGCTGCCATGGCCCCGGCGCACAACACGTGGATTTTCAGGCTAACAATCCCGGTGTTAAAACGGCAAAATTTATAGCCCGTTACGCAAATTTAAGCAGGGAGCAAAGGATGGATATGTGCGCGGTATGTCATTCGGGTATCCATACAGCATTGTTAAAAACAACATTCGGTTTTATGCCCGGCGATACCTTTGCCAGATATAAACTTCCCGAATTTCAGCGTACGTTGGATACCAGTCATTTAGATGTGCATGGTAAGCAGTTGCAGCTATTACAAAGCAGCAAGTGCTACATGAACAGTACCATGGATTGCGCAACCTGCCACGATACACACCAGAATACCCGTGGCAACGATGTTTTGTATACCCAAAAATGCCTCAGCTGCCATAATAAACCCAATCATATTTATTGCAAAATGACAGATAAGCTGAGCGCGGGTGTGCTTAAAGATAAATGCATTAGCTGCCACATGCCCGAATTAACTACAAATGTAATATCTGTGCAAACAGCCGATAAGGCCCCGCCTGTAAGGTTTTTTGTACACACGCATCATATAGCCATATATCCGCAGGAGGTTAAAAAAATAATTGCATTTGTTAACAAATAA
- a CDS encoding VCBS repeat-containing protein, with amino-acid sequence MNKIYFPVLLLLSLCLLSCKKHTLFQQISSSHSGIHFNNQIIETDTINPIDLTNIYNGGGVGVGDFNNDGLQDLYFTGNLVSNRLYLNKGDFKFEDITDVAGVSGMGRWGRGVAVVDINNDGLMDIYVCNTIYPDSLRRKNILYINQGLDKDGIPHFKDEAKAYGLELTKQSTMASFFDYDNDGDLDMYLTVNTASSAYYPNVFGKATRTSNSSTGQLYRNDWDEKLHHAVFHNVSAQAGINLDGFGHAATTVDINGDGWKDIYVSDDFVSSNILYINNHDGTFTDRSKEYFKHTSYNAMGQDIVDINNDGLADVIELDMNPEDNYRKKMILGANSYQTFQLFDMFKTQYQYVRNTLQVNQGPRLGQNGAIGSPAFSEVGFMSGISQTDWSWTPLVTDFNNDGFRDVIVTNGFPKDVSDRDFMTYRSQAYAAVPKKKVLEQIPQIKIPNYAFQNNGNLTFHDVSKSWGLNTPSFSNGAVYVDLDNDGTMDMVVNNINDEASVYRNTSRDDKTKLDSTHYLQIAFKGDKNNINGLGALAEIFYDKGKHQVYEHDPYRGYLSSMQAIAHFGLGTINKLDSVVVKWPGGKKQVLRDVKTDQKLNVNIADARDNYPSTMPQFYTKSLFKEVTDSLGIGYVSKDATFIDFNIQKLLPHKLSEYCPALAVGDVDNNGLDDVVIGGNSNFPAQVFLQQANGKFIQRDLVKNNPAQSQGKYKDGGLLLFDANGDGKLDLYAAGAGYETAANGPEYQDRLYLNDGKGNFTLATDALPTNFTSKLCVRACDYNKDGKLDLFVSGRVEPWKYPQPVSSMILRNDSQNGHIKFTDVTAQVAPALKNAGLICDALFTDFDNDGWPDLVMAGEWMPITFLKNDHGKFVNITAKSGVADKLGMWNTITGGDFRHTGRTDYIVGNLGQNSLLQASDQYPIYITAKNFDGSGYSTIPSVFFPDVNGEKKEFPLHGREDQLKQMISLKKKYTNYKSFATATLQDMLTPEQLNGALRLKANLLKSCYLRNDGNGKFTLIPLPIEAQVSILNGMQTGDFDGDGNLDVIMNGNDYGSDASVGRYDALNGLMLKGDGKGGFKPLSILQSGIYIPGNGKALVQFPDKNNHVLLAASQNKDSLKVFKQNTKVKTMAVQERDAYAIIKYADGRVTKQEFYYGSSFLSQSARFMQVDDGMKSVVVFDDRGNKRVVK; translated from the coding sequence ATGAATAAGATCTATTTCCCGGTGCTGCTTTTATTATCGTTATGCCTGCTTTCCTGCAAAAAGCATACGTTGTTTCAGCAAATTTCTTCGTCGCATTCGGGCATTCACTTTAATAACCAGATTATAGAAACCGATACCATTAACCCCATCGACCTCACCAATATTTATAACGGTGGCGGGGTAGGCGTAGGCGATTTTAATAATGATGGCCTGCAGGACCTTTACTTTACCGGCAACCTGGTATCAAACCGGCTTTATCTGAATAAAGGCGATTTTAAATTCGAGGATATTACGGATGTAGCCGGGGTAAGCGGCATGGGCCGCTGGGGCAGGGGCGTTGCCGTGGTTGATATCAATAATGATGGCCTGATGGATATTTACGTATGTAATACCATTTACCCCGATTCGCTGCGCCGCAAAAATATCTTATACATTAACCAGGGGCTTGATAAGGATGGCATTCCTCATTTTAAGGATGAAGCCAAAGCCTATGGCCTGGAGCTGACCAAACAATCAACCATGGCCAGCTTTTTTGATTATGATAACGACGGCGACCTGGATATGTACCTTACGGTTAATACCGCGTCATCTGCCTATTACCCCAATGTTTTTGGCAAAGCCACCCGCACCAGCAATAGCAGTACCGGGCAACTGTACCGTAACGATTGGGACGAAAAGCTGCACCATGCCGTTTTTCATAATGTATCTGCCCAGGCCGGCATCAATTTAGATGGTTTTGGCCACGCAGCCACCACGGTTGATATTAACGGCGACGGCTGGAAGGATATTTATGTATCTGACGATTTTGTATCCAGCAATATCCTGTACATCAACAACCACGATGGTACGTTTACAGATCGGTCCAAAGAGTATTTTAAACATACATCCTACAACGCCATGGGGCAGGATATTGTAGATATTAACAACGATGGCCTGGCCGATGTGATAGAGCTGGACATGAACCCCGAGGATAATTACCGTAAAAAAATGATCCTGGGCGCCAACAGCTACCAAACCTTCCAGCTTTTTGATATGTTTAAAACGCAGTATCAATACGTGCGCAATACACTGCAAGTTAACCAGGGCCCGCGTTTGGGACAAAACGGAGCCATTGGCAGCCCGGCATTCAGCGAAGTAGGTTTCATGAGCGGCATATCCCAAACCGACTGGAGCTGGACACCCCTGGTAACCGATTTTAACAACGATGGCTTCCGCGATGTAATAGTAACCAACGGTTTCCCCAAGGATGTATCCGACCGTGATTTTATGACCTACCGCAGCCAGGCCTACGCAGCCGTGCCCAAGAAAAAGGTGCTGGAGCAAATTCCCCAGATCAAGATCCCTAATTATGCTTTTCAAAACAATGGCAATCTTACTTTTCATGATGTCAGCAAAAGCTGGGGACTGAACACACCATCGTTTTCAAACGGTGCAGTTTACGTCGACCTGGATAATGATGGCACGATGGATATGGTGGTGAACAATATCAACGACGAAGCATCGGTATACCGCAACACTTCACGGGATGATAAAACCAAGCTGGATAGTACGCATTACCTGCAGATAGCCTTTAAAGGCGACAAAAATAATATCAACGGACTGGGTGCACTGGCCGAAATTTTTTACGATAAAGGCAAACACCAGGTTTATGAACACGACCCGTACCGGGGATACCTGTCATCGATGCAGGCCATAGCTCACTTTGGATTGGGAACTATTAACAAGTTAGATTCGGTAGTGGTAAAATGGCCGGGTGGCAAAAAACAAGTGTTGCGCGATGTGAAGACTGATCAAAAGCTGAACGTAAATATTGCCGATGCGAGGGATAATTATCCATCCACAATGCCCCAATTTTATACCAAATCGCTGTTTAAAGAGGTAACAGACTCCCTGGGAATAGGTTACGTAAGCAAGGATGCAACCTTCATCGACTTTAATATTCAAAAATTGCTACCCCACAAACTATCAGAATATTGCCCGGCTTTGGCCGTTGGTGATGTAGACAATAACGGGTTGGACGATGTGGTGATCGGCGGCAACTCCAACTTTCCGGCGCAGGTGTTTTTGCAGCAGGCCAATGGCAAATTCATCCAGCGCGACCTGGTTAAAAATAATCCGGCACAAAGCCAGGGTAAATACAAAGATGGCGGTTTGCTTTTGTTCGACGCTAATGGCGATGGCAAGCTGGATTTATACGCGGCAGGCGCCGGGTACGAAACCGCAGCCAACGGCCCAGAATACCAGGACAGGCTTTATTTAAATGATGGCAAAGGCAATTTTACCTTAGCTACCGATGCTTTGCCCACAAACTTTACCAGCAAACTGTGCGTACGCGCCTGCGATTATAATAAAGATGGTAAGCTTGATCTGTTTGTATCGGGCAGGGTTGAGCCATGGAAATACCCGCAGCCGGTATCAAGTATGATATTGAGGAACGATAGCCAAAACGGGCACATTAAATTTACCGATGTTACCGCCCAGGTAGCCCCGGCATTAAAAAATGCGGGCCTTATTTGCGATGCCTTATTCACCGACTTTGACAACGACGGCTGGCCCGACCTGGTCATGGCAGGCGAATGGATGCCCATTACGTTCCTGAAAAATGACCATGGAAAATTTGTGAACATCACCGCTAAATCGGGCGTTGCCGACAAGCTGGGTATGTGGAACACCATAACCGGCGGCGATTTCAGGCATACTGGTCGTACCGATTACATTGTGGGCAACCTTGGCCAAAACAGCCTGCTGCAGGCCAGCGACCAATACCCCATTTACATCACCGCCAAAAACTTCGACGGCAGCGGGTATAGCACCATCCCATCGGTGTTTTTCCCGGATGTAAATGGCGAAAAGAAAGAGTTTCCATTGCACGGGAGGGAAGACCAGCTGAAACAAATGATCAGCCTGAAAAAGAAATATACCAACTATAAATCATTTGCTACTGCCACCCTGCAGGATATGCTCACGCCCGAACAACTGAACGGCGCTTTAAGGCTTAAAGCCAACCTGCTTAAATCATGTTACCTGCGCAACGATGGCAACGGCAAATTTACGCTGATACCGCTACCAATAGAAGCCCAGGTATCCATACTCAACGGTATGCAAACCGGCGATTTTGACGGCGATGGCAACCTGGATGTTATCATGAACGGCAATGATTATGGTAGCGATGCATCCGTAGGTCGCTACGATGCCTTAAATGGTTTGATGTTGAAAGGCGATGGCAAAGGCGGCTTTAAACCGCTGAGTATTTTGCAAAGCGGCATTTACATTCCCGGCAACGGCAAAGCCCTGGTGCAGTTTCCCGATAAAAATAACCATGTGCTTTTAGCTGCCAGCCAGAACAAGGATAGCCTGAAAGTTTTTAAACAAAATACAAAGGTTAAAACCATGGCGGTACAGGAGCGGGATGCTTATGCTATCATCAAATACGCTGATGGCAGGGTAACTAAGCAGGAGTTTTACTACGGCAGCTCGTTCCTTTCGCAATCCGCAAGGTTTATGCAGGTTGATGATGGAATGAAGAGTGTGGTTGTTTTTGATGATAGGGGGAATAAGAGGGTAGTGAAATAG
- a CDS encoding 3-keto-disaccharide hydrolase: MYCIKYPPITFSSKKLVMLLGCLLGCHQLMAQSTVPLTDLSAFQEPSSNWKLAAGAKADLDKDEVLTTKDGTGILVNLPGKNGAKDLYTKATYGDMDLELDYMMAKGSNSGIYLQGRYEIQLLDSWGKVNPQSGDNGGIYERWDDSKPDGQQGYDGHAPRQNASRAPGLWQHMRISFQAPRFDAQGKKISNAKVIYVWLNGVLIQDNAELAGPTRGAMDSKETTAGPLRIQGDHGAVAFRNISITSFDKAPPVLSNLKYAVYKGAAIAINDTKAKAVAEGNSTILSSNVGTLTNDFALHYTGTIKVTEAGLYTFKLSVPGGNGSLRIGGIDAIASANNRGEGKIQLQPGNLAFDLIYSKTIVWAKPALGLTVSGPGIREYLLTDANVSNNDPVDPILINATSNTILRSFSDLPGGIRVTHGVNVGSAEQVHYTYDLDKGMIVQIWRGGFLDATPMWHDRGDGSSRVAGSVQYLGKPVPGIEKLANAQASWAADTAGTGYRPKGYVLNANDQPTFRYIIYGSMVNDASTVIDGGHGIHREITLQNPADGLFAHLATGSNIEDAGNGLYIVDDKSYYIKIEDAAGAKPILRDAGGKQELIIPIKGKLTYSIIF, translated from the coding sequence ATGTATTGTATCAAGTATCCGCCTATAACCTTTAGCAGTAAAAAGCTGGTTATGTTGTTGGGCTGCCTGTTGGGTTGCCATCAATTAATGGCACAAAGCACGGTGCCCTTAACCGATCTTTCGGCCTTCCAGGAGCCATCATCAAATTGGAAATTGGCTGCCGGCGCAAAGGCCGACCTGGATAAAGACGAAGTTTTAACAACCAAAGATGGCACCGGCATATTGGTTAACCTGCCCGGTAAAAATGGCGCTAAAGACCTGTATACCAAAGCCACCTATGGCGATATGGACCTGGAGCTGGATTATATGATGGCCAAAGGATCAAACTCGGGCATCTATTTACAGGGCCGGTACGAAATTCAGTTACTGGATAGCTGGGGTAAAGTTAATCCCCAATCGGGCGACAACGGGGGCATTTACGAACGTTGGGACGATAGCAAGCCCGACGGCCAGCAAGGCTATGATGGCCACGCGCCAAGGCAAAATGCCAGCAGGGCTCCTGGCTTATGGCAGCACATGCGTATCTCGTTCCAGGCTCCGCGCTTTGATGCACAGGGCAAAAAGATAAGTAACGCCAAAGTAATTTACGTTTGGTTAAACGGTGTTTTGATACAGGATAATGCAGAACTGGCAGGCCCAACCCGCGGTGCGATGGACAGTAAAGAAACAACCGCCGGCCCGCTGCGTATCCAGGGCGATCATGGTGCGGTAGCTTTCCGGAATATCAGCATTACCAGTTTTGATAAAGCGCCACCTGTTTTATCTAACCTGAAATATGCGGTTTATAAAGGTGCAGCCATCGCAATAAATGACACTAAAGCTAAGGCGGTGGCCGAAGGAAATTCGACCATATTATCATCCAACGTAGGCACGCTAACCAACGATTTTGCGTTACACTACACCGGGACGATAAAGGTTACCGAGGCGGGGCTGTATACTTTTAAACTAAGTGTACCGGGCGGTAACGGCTCCTTGCGTATTGGCGGCATTGATGCTATTGCATCGGCCAATAACCGCGGCGAAGGTAAAATCCAGTTACAACCGGGCAATCTGGCTTTTGATCTGATTTATTCCAAAACTATCGTTTGGGCCAAGCCTGCTTTAGGCTTAACCGTTTCAGGCCCCGGCATCCGCGAATATTTGCTGACCGATGCCAATGTAAGTAATAACGATCCGGTTGATCCTATCCTTATTAATGCAACGTCCAACACCATTTTGCGCAGCTTTTCTGATCTGCCGGGCGGCATCCGCGTTACCCATGGCGTAAATGTGGGCAGTGCCGAACAGGTACATTACACTTACGACCTGGACAAAGGGATGATAGTACAGATATGGCGTGGTGGCTTTTTAGATGCCACCCCCATGTGGCACGATAGGGGCGATGGCTCATCGCGCGTAGCGGGTTCGGTACAATACCTGGGCAAACCTGTACCTGGGATTGAAAAACTGGCCAATGCACAGGCTTCCTGGGCGGCAGATACCGCCGGCACAGGCTACCGGCCTAAAGGTTATGTGTTGAACGCTAACGACCAGCCCACCTTCAGGTACATCATTTACGGATCGATGGTAAATGATGCCAGTACGGTTATAGATGGCGGCCACGGCATTCACCGCGAAATTACTTTGCAAAACCCGGCTGATGGCTTGTTTGCCCACCTGGCTACCGGCAGCAACATTGAAGATGCGGGTAACGGATTATATATCGTTGATGACAAATCTTACTATATCAAAATAGAAGATGCGGCAGGGGCCAAACCTATCCTTAGGGATGCGGGCGGTAAACAGGAGCTCATTATCCCCATCAAAGGAAAATTAACCTATTCAATTATCTTTTAA
- a CDS encoding c-type cytochrome, translating into MKYTLKQMINRAGLFTTLIVGALLSNTQHTLAQAESPKEDDFFKIMKVPAPEGTILEVGGLCTLPNGTLAVTTRRGDIFMVENPTGQHPYFRKFASGLHEVLGAAWKDGALYVVQRGELTKLQDTNMDGKADVFETIYAWPLSGNYHEYSFGPKLAPDGSFFVTLNLGFPDDWWHPRSFVPYRGWALNIKEDGTVTPWAAGFRSPCGISMIDGELWYSDNQGDWVGSGSIMKIEKGAFMGHPSSLVWTNLPNSPLKLTPEQFFAKNNPRIEFDKDGRPFKPQDIVNEKFRTEFEVKKEIPELTLPTVWLPHGILGISNSEIVKIPEDAFGPFAGQLLVCDQGQSMVDRIFLEKVNGQYQGAAWAFRSGFQSGIVRLAWLPDGSLAAGETNRGWGSAGEATMGLQRLVWNNKVPFEMRAIRAMPDGFEIEFTKPVDKKVAEDIASYSVESYIYKYQAVYGSPPVNTEKCPIVGVKVSEDGLKARLIVNNLRRYYIHTITLDGIRDKENYFNLVHPTAYYTLNNIPEGQKLSMAGVSTLNSAKTVKTVATADAKKGALAKGAGAKALAMANAVPTYDEVKPLLLKNTCLSCHNANKRQVGPAYVDVAKKKYSVNELVQLIHNPKPEHWPDYSTPMPPMPQVPKDEARKIALWIKSLAK; encoded by the coding sequence ATGAAATACACATTAAAACAAATGATAAACAGGGCAGGCTTATTTACTACACTGATAGTTGGCGCGCTGTTAAGTAATACACAACATACTCTGGCCCAGGCCGAATCGCCTAAAGAGGATGATTTTTTCAAGATCATGAAGGTACCCGCACCAGAGGGTACTATACTGGAAGTTGGCGGTTTATGTACCCTGCCTAATGGAACTTTGGCGGTAACTACTCGCAGGGGCGATATTTTTATGGTGGAGAACCCTACCGGCCAGCACCCATATTTCAGGAAATTCGCATCGGGCCTGCATGAGGTTTTGGGCGCGGCCTGGAAAGATGGCGCTTTATACGTAGTACAACGCGGCGAGCTCACCAAACTACAGGATACTAATATGGACGGCAAGGCCGATGTATTTGAAACCATTTACGCCTGGCCATTATCGGGCAATTACCACGAATATAGTTTCGGACCAAAACTGGCGCCCGATGGCTCTTTCTTTGTTACGCTTAACCTGGGTTTTCCGGACGATTGGTGGCATCCGAGGAGCTTTGTGCCATACCGCGGCTGGGCTTTAAATATTAAAGAGGATGGTACGGTTACCCCATGGGCCGCGGGTTTCCGCTCGCCATGTGGCATCAGTATGATTGATGGCGAATTATGGTATAGTGATAACCAGGGCGACTGGGTAGGATCGGGCAGTATCATGAAGATAGAAAAAGGCGCTTTCATGGGCCACCCTTCAAGCCTGGTGTGGACTAATTTGCCAAACTCGCCCCTGAAATTAACGCCCGAGCAGTTCTTTGCCAAAAACAACCCCAGGATTGAGTTTGATAAAGACGGTCGGCCTTTTAAACCACAGGATATCGTCAACGAAAAATTCAGGACTGAATTCGAGGTTAAAAAAGAGATTCCCGAGCTGACATTGCCAACCGTTTGGTTACCTCACGGTATCTTAGGTATCTCCAATTCCGAAATTGTAAAAATTCCTGAAGATGCTTTTGGCCCCTTTGCCGGTCAGCTATTAGTGTGCGACCAGGGGCAGAGTATGGTCGACAGGATCTTTTTAGAAAAAGTTAACGGCCAGTACCAGGGCGCAGCATGGGCTTTCCGCAGCGGTTTTCAATCGGGCATTGTGCGGTTGGCCTGGCTACCCGACGGTTCATTAGCAGCCGGCGAAACTAACCGTGGCTGGGGATCAGCAGGCGAGGCTACCATGGGCCTGCAACGTTTGGTTTGGAACAATAAGGTGCCGTTTGAGATGCGCGCTATCCGGGCCATGCCCGATGGTTTCGAGATTGAATTTACCAAACCGGTTGATAAAAAAGTAGCAGAGGATATCGCTTCCTACTCGGTAGAAAGCTACATCTACAAATACCAGGCGGTATATGGCAGCCCGCCGGTAAATACCGAAAAATGCCCGATCGTAGGTGTTAAAGTATCGGAAGACGGACTAAAAGCCAGGCTAATTGTAAACAACCTGCGCCGGTATTACATTCATACCATCACATTAGATGGCATACGCGATAAGGAGAATTATTTTAACCTTGTTCATCCAACAGCTTATTACACCCTCAACAACATCCCCGAAGGTCAAAAGCTTTCGATGGCGGGTGTTAGCACCCTGAATTCGGCCAAAACGGTAAAAACTGTGGCAACTGCAGATGCTAAAAAAGGTGCTTTAGCTAAAGGCGCCGGTGCAAAAGCATTGGCTATGGCCAACGCGGTACCTACATATGATGAGGTAAAGCCGTTGTTACTAAAGAATACCTGTTTATCGTGCCATAATGCCAATAAGCGCCAGGTTGGCCCGGCCTATGTTGATGTGGCCAAAAAGAAGTACAGCGTGAACGAATTGGTACAGCTGATCCACAATCCCAAACCCGAGCACTGGCCCGATTACTCGACACCGATGCCGCCCATGCCGCAGGTGCCTAAAGATGAAGCCCGGAAGATAGCGCTCTGGATTAAATCGCTGGCTAAATAA
- a CDS encoding 3-keto-disaccharide hydrolase: MKNVIILSALLAVSAIAANAQQKGKPEDTEYWTPVPAVVTPGQKMGEAPSDAIVLFDGKNLDEWVDLNDSTSTHKWTVADNVITVDKSVGDIRTKRKFMDFQLHIEYRIPSNITGTSQARGNSGIFLAALPWGAGGYELQVLDNYKNPTYVNGQAGSMYKQSPPLVNACRKPGEWQYYDVIWTAPRFNEDGTLKSAARATVLHNGVLVQNNTILKGDTPYIGQPEYRKHGAEPIKLQAHGDKSEPISYRNIWLREL; encoded by the coding sequence ATGAAAAACGTTATCATATTATCAGCTTTATTAGCTGTTTCGGCAATAGCTGCAAACGCGCAGCAAAAAGGAAAACCAGAAGATACAGAATACTGGACACCAGTACCAGCTGTAGTAACACCCGGCCAAAAAATGGGCGAAGCACCATCTGATGCCATCGTTTTGTTCGACGGCAAAAACCTGGATGAGTGGGTAGATTTAAACGATTCCACATCAACCCACAAATGGACAGTTGCCGACAATGTTATAACTGTTGATAAAAGCGTAGGCGATATCCGTACCAAACGCAAATTCATGGATTTTCAATTGCATATTGAGTACCGCATTCCATCCAACATTACCGGCACCAGCCAGGCACGTGGCAACAGCGGTATTTTCCTGGCGGCCTTGCCATGGGGTGCAGGTGGCTACGAGTTGCAGGTATTGGACAATTACAAAAACCCAACCTATGTAAACGGCCAGGCCGGCAGTATGTACAAACAATCGCCGCCTTTGGTAAACGCTTGCCGCAAACCGGGTGAATGGCAGTATTATGATGTAATTTGGACAGCCCCCCGGTTTAATGAGGATGGCACCTTAAAATCGGCAGCCCGCGCTACGGTTTTGCATAATGGAGTGCTTGTACAAAACAATACTATTCTGAAAGGAGATACCCCTTACATCGGTCAGCCAGAATATCGTAAACATGGCGCCGAGCCCATTAAGCTACAGGCCCATGGCGATAAAAGCGAACCTATTAGCTATCGCAATATCTGGTTAAGGGAGCTTTAA
- a CDS encoding phytanoyl-CoA dioxygenase family protein, whose translation MAAVYQKFTLGTTITTEQQAFFNQHGFIHFTNFIKPETVADIIKASEQVQQQWIDNKVEKINGVPVKYGKDLDGSPIVQRFAFINQHHAVLNEFTHDPRFQILLNLIGDGARLGTEEKDGMVFNHYVNGPESSFTKMGWHTDGLRDIFHGQRLNPMLNVGIHLSTLKPENGGLRILPGTHRQNLYQMLFRKKYFLDHDTDENEVAITPNAGDLTIHDGRLWHRVAQSTITGEASRRRVIYIPIIAGKFEPKNADSPTAFYQRFAGIIK comes from the coding sequence ATGGCAGCGGTATATCAAAAATTCACCTTAGGCACAACTATTACGACCGAACAACAAGCTTTTTTTAACCAGCATGGTTTCATCCATTTCACCAATTTTATTAAGCCCGAAACCGTGGCCGATATCATCAAGGCATCTGAACAGGTACAGCAGCAATGGATAGATAATAAAGTAGAAAAGATAAACGGCGTCCCGGTTAAATATGGCAAAGATTTGGATGGCTCGCCAATTGTGCAGCGCTTCGCGTTCATTAACCAACACCATGCGGTGCTTAATGAATTTACCCACGACCCAAGGTTCCAGATATTGTTAAACCTTATTGGTGATGGCGCAAGGTTGGGCACCGAGGAAAAAGACGGGATGGTTTTTAACCATTATGTGAACGGCCCCGAAAGCAGCTTTACCAAAATGGGCTGGCACACCGATGGCTTGCGCGATATATTTCACGGGCAGCGATTAAATCCGATGCTGAATGTAGGTATCCACCTGAGCACATTAAAACCCGAAAACGGAGGATTACGCATTTTGCCCGGTACCCACAGGCAAAACCTTTACCAGATGCTTTTCCGTAAAAAGTATTTCCTGGATCATGATACTGATGAAAATGAGGTAGCAATTACACCAAACGCCGGCGACCTGACCATACACGATGGCCGCTTATGGCACCGTGTGGCACAATCAACCATAACTGGCGAGGCAAGCAGGCGCAGGGTAATATACATACCCATCATAGCGGGCAAATTCGAACCAAAAAATGCTGATAGCCCTACTGCATTTTATCAACGTTTTGCAGGTATTATTAAATAA
- a CDS encoding SDR family NAD(P)-dependent oxidoreductase produces the protein MKKYALVTGASKGIGKSIAWLLAQKGYNLLLVARSEAELNALSVAITSAHQVEVHFYATDLSNPGAAAAIAAWFTGLSVPLSILVNNAGYGQWGNFDELPLPGQMAMMRVNIDAVVELSHYFIPFLKLQQQAYILNVSSTTAYQAVPTMAIYAAAKVFVLSFSRALRYELKNTPVSVSCLCPGPTDTNFVHRAGMDAIAELAAKFNMTPDDVAAIGIAGMFANKAEIVPGFLNKLSSTAARHSPKRLIERITAGLYKQ, from the coding sequence ATGAAAAAATATGCTTTAGTAACCGGCGCAAGTAAGGGTATTGGCAAGTCGATAGCCTGGCTATTGGCACAAAAAGGTTATAATTTATTGCTTGTTGCCCGCTCAGAGGCCGAATTGAATGCTTTATCCGTAGCTATCACGTCGGCCCATCAAGTTGAGGTACACTTTTATGCAACCGATTTATCAAACCCAGGCGCAGCGGCAGCTATAGCGGCCTGGTTTACCGGCTTATCTGTACCATTATCTATACTGGTAAATAATGCGGGCTACGGGCAATGGGGTAACTTTGATGAACTTCCACTACCGGGCCAAATGGCCATGATGAGGGTTAATATAGATGCCGTTGTTGAGTTATCGCATTATTTTATTCCGTTTTTAAAATTACAGCAACAAGCCTATATACTTAATGTAAGCAGCACTACGGCCTACCAGGCCGTGCCTACAATGGCTATTTACGCGGCTGCCAAAGTATTTGTTTTATCATTTAGCAGGGCCTTGCGTTATGAACTAAAAAACACTCCTGTATCTGTAAGTTGCCTGTGCCCCGGCCCTACTGATACCAACTTTGTGCATCGTGCAGGCATGGATGCCATTGCAGAACTGGCAGCCAAATTTAACATGACTCCCGATGATGTTGCGGCCATAGGCATCGCCGGCATGTTTGCCAACAAAGCCGAAATTGTACCCGGCTTTTTAAATAAGCTATCGTCAACAGCGGCCAGGCACAGCCCAAAACGCCTTATTGAACGTATAACAGCCGGTTTATATAAACAATAA